In Zingiber officinale cultivar Zhangliang chromosome 1A, Zo_v1.1, whole genome shotgun sequence, a genomic segment contains:
- the LOC122002055 gene encoding myosin-binding protein 1-like, which produces MAELYKELEEERSASAVAAYEAMAMINRLQEEKAGMQMEALHYRRMMEEQAEHDQEAIHELNNLLTDREKELIDLEAELESCRKRLGEETTEPEEKSSHETELKRMAEGFEEDKARILACLKNLQEKIDNGVCCGSLQDEVSKLKDRLHAHYAEKEILSRAVGALRHGADGVSLVEEMACQLRELRRIPVT; this is translated from the coding sequence ATGGCCGAGCTGTACAAGGAGCTGGAGGAGGAGCGGAGCGCTTCGGCAGTGGCGGCTTACGAGGCCATGGCGATGATAAACCGCCTGCAGGAGGAGAAAGCCGGGATGCAGATGGAGGCGCTGCACTACCGGCGGATGATGGAGGAGCAAGCGGAGCACGACCAGGAAGCCATCCACGAGCTCAACAACCTGCTCACGGATCGAGAGAAAGAGCTGATCGATCTCGAAGCAGAGCTCGAGAGTTGCCGGAAGAGGCTCGGCGAAGAAACAACCGAACCGGAAGAGAAATCTAGCCATGAGACAGAGCTGAAACGCATGGCGGAAGGCTTTGAGGAAGACAAGGCTCGAATTTTGGCGTGCTTGAAGAATCTACAGGAGAAGATCGATAATGGCGTATGCTGCGGATCTCTGCAAGATGAGGTTTCGAAGCTGAAGGATCGATTGCACGCGCATTACGCGGAGAAAGAGATCCTTAGCCGCGCTGTGGGCGCGCTGAGACATGGAGCCGATGGAGTGAGCTTAGTTGAGGAAATGGCATGCCAGCTCAGGGAATTAAGGAGAATTCCCGTAACGTAA